aaaatatttttaaactttcaaaaacttgATTGAACCAAAACAAGCCAAACCAATATCACCTTTATAAGGGGGTCATGGACTCATATCTCCGTACACATAACCTCAAACACgagtatttcaataaaaatgaagAGTCGGAGCAATATAATGGTCATAAGGGCAAGGTTTTTTTCCCTTTGAAGAACAGGTTCAAGAGGGGTAAGCTTTTTTTCGTTAAAATTTTTGGGGTAGAGGTAAGCAAAAAACACATCCCATCCCACCTCATACCGGTCCCTATGTGTTCATACTATGAATCAAACGGAAAAAATGAAGAGTCGGAGAAAACATAGAATGCCAACCTACAtgagaaaagatgaaaagaaactAGAAAACGAAACTGAAATGGTTTACCTCAGGTTCCATCACAACATTTCCGGTTGGCGGATCATTTCTCAACCCGCCAGGCCTTATGATTGTGTAGTTAATCCCAGATTTCCTGATATATTGCTCAGCCTGGAGTTTTGCTATCAAGGTGAGTCCGAAAACATTGAGAAAAATATAAGCGGGATTAAAAACCTGCCCCATTGCAGCTCCATTGACCAAAATTGAGCTGATAAGAATGAATCGGTTCACACCAAGTTTTCGGCATGCTTCGACGAGGTTTACCGTGCCAAAGTTATCAACCTGGGTGACATAATAAAACTTACATATTTGAAACTATCGAAGGAAGGTGGCACAAAATTCGCAATCATACAACTTTTAACACTATCAATATATAATAGGAAACAAGAATCAAGGCACTAATGGGGACAAATCAAATGGCAAAACAGGATAGAATCACAATATCCATAAACATGAAATCTGTCTAGGTCAGATTAAGGTCGTTACTATTTAGGTGGTCTGAGTGGCTGAAAAGTGAAAAGGGAAGAAAGGGGTTCAAATGGTGCTGGAGTTGGACATCAGCATGCACCCAGAGACCTAACGCCAGTGCTGTAAATGCATACATCATTCACAAGCTTAGACAAATCATGCTAGTAAAATACAAACAAATGATCAAACAGCAATGAATTTGCAGACGTTATCCGACCATCATCAAAAGGTAAGCTTAAGAAATTGTTTCCCTCATGAAGATAGCTACATTATGGTTCCATGCAAGCTCAGTCAATCTAAACTCAGAAAATGGTATCACGAGTCGAAAGCAAACTCAGGCTAAGGGGTTAGTTGGTCTCAACATCTAGAGAAGTGAGTGTAATTCAATACATTAAGGAAATCATATCCAAAATGCATACACAGATTTTAGGAACGACAATCAACAAACAAGAGAATCATCATACAACTCCATTTTAAAGCTCAAACTTCCGAAAAGGAAACCTGAAGAAAACAGCAAGGATATGGATATATGTTAACCATGTCATTCTAACTCGGATGTGAGTTTAGGAAATGTATATATTTAGAGGATCGTAGCCCGTATCAATGATGAAAATTGCTATATGTTCAAATCAAAACTTGACCTTCCAAGGAGCAAATAAGTCCCATCCTGGTCGAAATCCAGTGGCACATATTACAGCATCTGAATCTTCACCAATGGCTTCTGCTAGCTTTGCTGATCCCTCAGTCACATCTGCTTGCACCTGCAAAACCAGCCATTCACAGTTTCTAAAACCAAATAAACTCGAATAATCTACTTCAGCTTTAATGTAAGTATCCGGTACGGAtatccaaaattttcatgcatttcaAACATTCTCAAAGGATCATATTATCGAATACATGGTGGACAGTAGTTACGAACACGAATAACATAGCTATAGACACCCAAATTTCTCTCAAGCAACAAAGATCACGGAAGCTGAAGAACCCTTTGATTCTTTAGTAAATTTCCCtaaatttatccaaaaaaaaattctaccatttATAGCCACCCATTGAAGTTTCAGTACCATATCAAAGttaaaacacattcaaaattttaaagaagagaaaagaactaACAATTTGAAGAGATGGGTTGTCGTTAGAAAGCAAAGTTTTAGCTTTCCCCAAATCACGAACCCCAGCCTTGACTGAAAATCCCTTAGAAAGTAGCTGTTCAACGACCCTTTTCCCAGTACTACCCGTTGCTCCAGCTACAAATATAGTTTTCTTCTTTGTATCCACATTTACTGCCTCTTTGGTTTCGGAAACTTCCTCTGTTATTTCACTTCCTCTCATCTAACAGAAACATTAGAAAAGCAAATTCAAGAAGGGATAATACAAAAGGTAATGAAAAGGGAAAAGTGGGAACTTGTTATGGGGATTACCATGGTAGAAGTTAGAGGCCTTGATTTAATGGAGGAAGGAAACGAAGGGAAAGAAGATTTggggaaggaaagaaaggaatGGTGGAGAGGAGGGAATAGAGAGTTTCTGAGGAACAGAGGAGTGGCCATAAGATTAGAGAGAAACGGTGACTGGTGAGTCCACCTTCGCCACAAGTTtacctttctttttctctttaaaTCTTTGCTCAGTTATGAAGGTAAGTTGTAATTCTGCCATCTGCCAAATTctcttttcattaatttattcatttttatagtattatattcaACTCATTCTATTATAAAAACAGGAGGAAATTAGTTTGAATTATTCATTCTTTtcttaagcaataaatattaattatgttacactgtaattttatttaatttttaaataatataaggaTTGAGGTTacatttgtttcattgaaaatagctttctataaatattttttacttttcttgTCATAAAAAATAACTTGGCAAACGACAATAACTTATAACTTAACagaaaataagtgttttttttaaatgacttTCAGAAGCACAaatcttttttcaaaaaaaaaaccttatttacgaatgattttatttttatagaaaaattaactCAAGTCATGCTTAattattgtattaataatttatttttatttttatttttaaaatcatataaaactattaaaataatataatttttaatattactaaGCATACCTATTTAATTATCTATatctaatcatataataaactattaatataaattattattttaataataaattattattaaaataataatttatattaataataaatattttgtagcataaatgttaaaatatgtcataagtctatgtacttttcacaaattttaaatttagtccttgtaagtctctctacttttcacatttgaaaatcaaatccaattgttaatattgtttttttcttcaattttgttgatatcacatttttaaataaaaaaactcgatattaatgtaactaaaaaatgatgttacaatgaatatgaatttaacaaaatatttttaataatgctaATAGCTGAACCTgaattttgatatctaaaaaaTAGGTGATGAAAAATGGCTCTCATGAAATCTTACAAAGATTGAAGCAGTCCCTCAGCTGTCATGAACAAAGATTCTATCTTTTTCCTAATAAATGATGAAACTTTCATGGCTTGAATGCAGAAAATGCCACCACAGAGTTGTGTCCACCAAATCCGAAAGAATTCGATATTGCTGAATCATATAGAGATCACAATTAGAACTTTGGGTTCAGGTCGAAATCAACTAATCTTTAAGTAAAAGAGGAGAAAGAAATGTGATAGGAACTTGTCACTGAACAAGTATATCTGACCCTATCCGGATATGTCCTCCGAGGAGTATCCAAATACTCAAACAAATTGTTATAGGAATTTATCATTGAACAAGTATATCCAACCCGTATCCAGATATGGGTATGAGGATATATCCTCCGAGGACTCTCCATATACGTAAAAGAGGAGAAAGAGACAAATAAATTGTAATAGGAACTTGTCATCTAGCACATGTGCCTGACACATATCTAgatatgaatatgatatgatcTTCTGAGGACCTTAAATctcttataataaaattgaatatacCCGTGCCAGACACATACACCTAAATCTGAGTAACATAGCTCGAGAGTCTTACCAACGTTAACCTCATGCTGCTGCTTTTCATTGGCAACAGTATCGAACTCAACTGAAGGCTCTGGATTCTGCATTGAAAAAAATGAGGCACTTCAAGCATTTACGGAGTACATATACAAGAAAACTCTGTTAAAAAGGCAACTAGAAGTACATACAAATTGATTAATGGTTGGATGAACCCATCCTGTTGTAATGGCTTTCACAGTGGCAATGGCTTCTAAACTACCTGCTGCACCCAGACAATGGCCGATCATAGActgcaaaaaagaagcaaaacaatTAGCAATCAGCAAACGAGCAACATTACACATGTTCATCTCGAGTTTTGCGAAATTCATGAGAGAAAAAAGGAAGGTACCTTCGTTGCATTGATTTTGATCTCTGATGTATTCTTGAATACCTTCTTAATAGCATTTATCTCGGCCAGGTCACCGGCAAGAGTTGAAGTCGTGTGTGCATTGATATAATTAACCTGAAATGAGAAAAAACTTGCTTAGTTTGCTACTTTGTCGCCTTTTTAGGTAATGAGAAGCTAATTTGATGTGTATTTGTACGAGATTGACCAGAGAATTCATTGGTGATATGGAATTTATTTTTTGGAAACAAAAGTTTCTAAAGTTGTCAGCAAACCGGGAAGaaagaattgaagatacaacatACGACGGGAAATGAGAAATATCCTAGATACCAGACCAAGCTGGGTTACTCCTACTGTATTCGtaaagaaaatcaagttaaaaggcAGAAAGAATCACCTCCTCAGGGGACACACCAGCATCTTCAAGGCTTCTCTCGATGCATGAAGACACCCCGAGACCGTCGGCTCTTGGATCAGTCATATGATAAGCATCACAATTAACAGCTCCACCTAAGTACTCGGCGATAATTGGTGCACCTCTTTTCATTGCATGTTCCAAGCTTTCCATCACCTGGAAAGCAGAAGAAATAACTCGTTATAAAAGGCCAACCAAGTATCATTTAAACCAAGAATCATTATGCAAAAGTACCAATCCATTAACTCAAGACTAAGTCGCATTAACCACGTAGTTCAATGCGATAAAAGAAAGCAAAGTATGTATGCGTAACTTGAAATCTTTTCTCCGTTCCCATATCGGTGATTATTTATACTTACATTCCACCAAACATCAAATAATAGTTGGGCTCCATCTGTATCAAACAACGTGCTTCGAGGGAAAAAATTTCGATATTACAAAGGAGATCGTCACCCGTGGAAACAAAACAAGACGCTAACCAGAAATAGGCAACATAATAACCAACAAGAAGTTAAACAATGCATTTATAGGATTAGTGTGTAACGAATGCAAGCTTACCAATACTCCAGCACCTTCACCCATTACAAAGCCATCCCGCTCTTTGTCCCATGGCCTTGAAGTAGTTTGTGGATCTTCATTTCTTTGAGACAATGCCCTACAGGCGACAAAACCCCCCAACCCAATAGGAATAATTGCAGCTTCAGTTCCACCAGCAATCATCAAATCAGCCTCACCTCGATGGATGTGATTGGCAGCAGCATAGAAGCAATAATTGGACGTTGCACAGGCGGTAGAAATCGAATAATTGGGACCCATGAAACCAAGCTCAATAGCAAGCAAGGCAGATCCCATGTTTGTTATAGCATAAGGAATGAAAAAtggtgttatttttctatgaccCTTCTCTATTAGATTTTGAACACCATCAGAGAACACAGTAAGACCGCCCATACCAGTTCCAACAAGCACTCCAGTTCGCTCTTTATCAATCTGCAACACATAAGCAACCATCCATTCCATAGACATCATAAATTTAACCGATGATGTTAAATCTTTGCAAACTTTCTTTTAAAGGCATATTTCTGGTGGATACGTCACATGATCAATGTAAAAGTCATAATCTAATAAGTCCGGAGCTTAGTTCAATTGGTTCATGTAATGAGGTGGCATCCAACTGATCTGGTGTTCGAATTATAAATATAGccaataattttatctttattctaAATACATTTTTTAAAGGAATACTTCTGGTGGATGCATCACAAATTGAATGTTTAGTAATATAAGAAACCCGAAGCTTAATCAGGGGCAGACCGAAATGGAAGCTAAGGGAGGCTTGGTTCCCCCCCCcccaaattttttgaaattttcattcttttccttgaaatttgttgaaaattttaatttgaccccccaaatttttgaaaattttcattatgcCTTTTAtgtctttgaaaattttaataaactcttctagtttttctttttttctttttttccaaattctcattaatctcataaaatttttaaatatattaattagacCCCAATTTTGTtgataaaatatctcattaacctcctaaaatattttgaaaattttacttagGTCCCCCAGACTCAAGATCCGCCACTGAGCTTAAGTCAATTGGTTCATACAATCATCCTTAAGAGAGAGCCTCCAAGCAGTCTAGAGTTATGCAGCAATCATTTCTAGGATTAATCTACAACCTAGGTTgcttgtactcttcgttctttttctaCTTGAAGTGACATAGATACAAAGGTATATGACCTTTAACTATAATACATATTATGCTTACACCCGAATCCAAGTAACACAAACAAGCTAAGATTCAAAAGATTTTCaataattcaataacaaaacatgaaaaatcacAAGCAAAACAATCCAATCAAACAAAACCCAGAATCCAAAAACATTACCTTAGATAATTTATCACCTCCAAGATCAGCATCTTCAAGTGCCTTCTTACCAGCAACAATGCAATACCTCAAGCAATCATCGAGTCGCCTATCGTTCTTTCCATCAATATACCCTTCAGAAGTAAACCCCCGGATCTGACCGGCGAAACGAGTCGGAAACTTGGAAGCATCGAACCGGTCGATGAGTCCAATCCCACTTTCCCCAGACAACAATTTATCGTAATAAACATCAACGTCGTTCCCAAAAACGGATACCAAGCCCATACCCGTAACAACGACCCGTTTTTTCGGGTCCTTCTCCCGCTTGGGGGCCGAAACGGTGGTGGATGAAGCGGTGATGGAAGTGAATCTCTTGGTTGGCCGATGTGGGAGAGTGAATACATAGCGAAAATGGGGATTTGGGTTGGGTTTTTTGAGAGGGTTTAATGGGGAAGCTCGAAGGGTAGTAGCTTGAAGAGCTTGCATTGTTGATAATGGCGGAAAGAGCTAAGCTAAAGGGCGATGATAACTAAGTGCAGAAGAGCAAAATACACAAGTTAGAAGACAAAATAAGAGTATTAAAATTCAATACTTATAATCAAAAATCAAAGTTAGGCAAAGAGACAATTGCAGTAAAGCATAATTGTTTGGTGGTGATTGTTCAATAATTTAATGATGGTTGAGATAAATTTGAcgttaaatgtcaaattgaacaaaaaaatctaaacaatttATAAGAACTAAACTTGAAATTATATTTGGTTTTGCAGATTTTCTTTTAGTAATTTCATGTTTCACACTTATCCCCTCCAAAAAAGTGAAACTTTTTAATCATAAAAGTGGAAGCTTTAACTTCAACTcaaaattaataacttaaaattttattaagtattgTGATTGTTTAGCAAAGCTGAGTTTCGAGTCAAAagataaatttttcaatttttcaaaatcaaaatcttaAAAATGTTACAATAAAACAAAGATAGTCTGCTTTCggatgtaattttatttttattatttaaaataaattgttaattattctgtaatatttaaatttagaaaaatttaattttaattttaaataaattaaatttaaaatgatacgAATATTAAATAACTCAAATTTAGAATTCATCATCACTCGAATTTATATTGACTTGACTTTGACTGAAAACTAAACTCTTATAACTTGTCTAATTGATGTGTAAGTCGCACgtgaatatatatacttataacaattttatttatttaatattttttatttcatataatttaatataagtaaTTACTGGTATTCGTTATTATTCAAATCatcattgttttttttatataaaatttacataaataaataaattttgttattaatgtattaaataataatgttattttaagtttaaaataaattatttgtatgtACTTTTTTTATACATCTCGTTTTCTATATTTTTGTTGTCTGAATCGATAAATGTTGATCCCTTTAGATAATACAGTGTATAGTTGTTTAAGATATCATTACAACTTTTTAAAGTGAAACTACtctatctattattatttttgttgtacttattaaaagatgtaaaattttatagataAATATTATACCTTATACCATACTAAAGAAAATTATCACATATATTGAACTTTTAAGGGAGAATAAATGTTCGAACTTTAaagataatattattgaaaatttaaaaatacaaaataattccTATATTTAAACAAGAATAAATCAATTATgtaaaataattgattttttattatatatatatttaattatgtaTCAACTATAGCTTTCAAATTAATTTGGGATGGTTTTATAAACTTTATAttcatttaaagaaattaaatagaaaataaaataatatacagtgtttatatatacatatatattagattGTTGATTGAAAATCACACATGTAAGTATACATATTGTTCGAATTAGTATAAAATATCAATACTACGTAGAGTTATTATTAATTGAAATGTCAATTATTAAATATTACTCTAGAACCTATCTAAATTAATCGGtaataaaaatttctaattaatttaaaagtaaataaaaataagcaatgcaaattaaatcaaataaacaaTTAATAGTAAACCCTAAGATTACAATTTCATCCAATGCGTTAGCTAATTGATCTATTTGTTCCCAATTTATCCTAATAGAGTTGATTATTAACTTGGAGAATTAAAATTCCCTTAATTCTCTTCTGAGCAATTAAAGAACTAATTTAACTCAACTATTGAGTTATATGATACAATTTCCCGAGCTTGGATGTTCGAAAAATAGCTCAATATGAAGAATCATCTCAAAATGGTTCAAACGGTGAAAACTTTGACTCGAAGTACTTAAATTCTTTAAGAAACCGTAGCTATATTAAAACTACGACTCACTTAAACTTGACAAAATACTCGAACCTTGGTGTACTGAAATCGCCACACCCCAAGATGGAAAACGAATTGATAAGACAATTTTGAATGCCACAAACTTAGAAAATTTGATAAGTCCAAAAATAGTTCAATGAACAACCTTAGAGAAAATTTTCTTGCAAAAAGTCTGATTTTTAAATTCAAGCAAAAAGTCTTTTACAAATGTTCAAATTCTAGTTTATATAGACTTATAGATGACCTTTCACATTCAGCACCAttactaaccattaacacattcatCTAATGCAATTAAATTAAATCCATAACTTATGGTGAATAATTTAAAAAGCATATCTCTTCACTTGACCATGTGTAGTTGAAAGGTTATGTCTCTTCACTATTCTATGTATAGCTTAAAAGTCATCTTATTCATGAATGTTTAATGCTCATTTATTGTGCTAGTTATGGCCCTTTCATTTTCCCCTAAACCGAATGCCTTAATGCTTGTGTTTTCCTCCCTTTAATTGGTGTCATGAATAAGCTTTAAGTGAACCAAAAAAACTGAACAGAATTTAAAGAGCCCTCCTTGGTCCTTTGAATAGTCACCTAAAcaataataaatgaatatttaaacATTTGCAATTTGTTCAAATTCTTATTCAACTTAAGCGCTCCACATTAACATACTATAACTAATGCACTTATTCAACTGAAAACTTAATTAAAGAACTACAAcattaaaacatgttttaagacGCATTAAAAACACATCAAACACACATTTAAATTAAGATTAAAGGGCTGtgcatttattaa
This window of the Gossypium hirsutum isolate 1008001.06 chromosome A09, Gossypium_hirsutum_v2.1, whole genome shotgun sequence genome carries:
- the LOC107946126 gene encoding uncharacterized protein At2g34460, chloroplastic isoform X2; translated protein: MRGSEITEEVSETKEAVNVDTKKKTIFVAGATGSTGKRVVEQLLSKGFSVKAGVRDLGKAKTLLSNDNPSLQIVQADVTEGSAKLAEAIGEDSDAVICATGFRPGWDLFAPWKVDNFGTVNLVEACRKLGVNRFILISSILVNGAAMGQVFNPAYIFLNVFGLTLIAKLQAEQYIRKSGINYTIIRPGGLRNDPPTGNVVMEPEDTLIEGSISRDQVAEVAVESLVHPESCFKVVEIVSRTDAPKRSYKDLFGSIKLT
- the LOC107946125 gene encoding 3-oxoacyl-[acyl-carrier-protein] synthase I, chloroplastic — translated: MQALQATTLRASPLNPLKKPNPNPHFRYVFTLPHRPTKRFTSITASSTTVSAPKREKDPKKRVVVTGMGLVSVFGNDVDVYYDKLLSGESGIGLIDRFDASKFPTRFAGQIRGFTSEGYIDGKNDRRLDDCLRYCIVAGKKALEDADLGGDKLSKIDKERTGVLVGTGMGGLTVFSDGVQNLIEKGHRKITPFFIPYAITNMGSALLAIELGFMGPNYSISTACATSNYCFYAAANHIHRGEADLMIAGGTEAAIIPIGLGGFVACRALSQRNEDPQTTSRPWDKERDGFVMGEGAGVLVMESLEHAMKRGAPIIAEYLGGAVNCDAYHMTDPRADGLGVSSCIERSLEDAGVSPEEVNYINAHTTSTLAGDLAEINAIKKVFKNTSEIKINATKSMIGHCLGAAGSLEAIATVKAITTGWVHPTINQFNPEPSVEFDTVANEKQQHEVNVAISNSFGFGGHNSVVAFSAFKP
- the LOC107946126 gene encoding uncharacterized protein At2g34460, chloroplastic isoform X1, which codes for MATPLFLRNSLFPPLHHSFLSFPKSSFPSFPSSIKSRPLTSTMMRGSEITEEVSETKEAVNVDTKKKTIFVAGATGSTGKRVVEQLLSKGFSVKAGVRDLGKAKTLLSNDNPSLQIVQADVTEGSAKLAEAIGEDSDAVICATGFRPGWDLFAPWKVDNFGTVNLVEACRKLGVNRFILISSILVNGAAMGQVFNPAYIFLNVFGLTLIAKLQAEQYIRKSGINYTIIRPGGLRNDPPTGNVVMEPEDTLIEGSISRDQVAEVAVESLVHPESCFKVVEIVSRTDAPKRSYKDLFGSIKLT